The Chiroxiphia lanceolata isolate bChiLan1 chromosome 3, bChiLan1.pri, whole genome shotgun sequence DNA segment aaacagggaataagggagctgggaaggggctggaaaagtgggaatgggtgagggagctgggaaggggctggaaaactgggaatggctgagggagctgggaaggggctggagaaccgggaatgagggagctgggaaggggctggaaaactgggaatggttgagggagctgggaaggggctggaaaagagggaatggctgagggagctgggaaagggatggagaacagggaataagggagctgggaaggggctggagaactgggaatgggtgagggagctgggatggctcATCCCAGGGAAAAGAGGGATCAGGAGGCACCTTTTCCCACTCCAGAattccctgccaggaggggggaaccGGGGAGGTCCCCAATTCCCAGGGACcgagggacaggaggagagggaacggtctccagctgctccaggggcaggCTCAGGTGGGATATCGGGAACAATTCCCacatggaaagggctgtcaggccCTGGAATGaacttcccagggcagggctggagtcGCCATTCCCGGCGGGATTTCCGATCCCTGTGGATTTGTCCCCTTGGGAACACGGCTCCGGGGTGGCGCCGGGATGGACTCGATGCTCTCCGAAGGCTTTTCCAAGCGGAACGATTCCACAATTCCCTGATTCCGCCCGCCAGGCAgtgcctgggggggggggggttgatgccccctcctcccccctggAATGTCGCAGCCCCTGGAATGTTTCCCTCCCGGGAGATCCGGCGTGGAGCGGGGTTGGACACGCGCGTTCCCGGCGCCTGATCCCGCttcttcccagctccagaggctCTGGAAGCGACCGGGAATCCTCCCCCGCCCCGGGATATCCATGTCCTGCCGTGCCACCGGTTATCCCGGCCCGTTTCGCTCCTAAAATCCCTCCGAAGCCGGAGTGCTCCTCCTGCCGGGAAAACGCGGCCGGGAAAAAAAATTCCCGGCGTCTCCCGGCGGCTGGAATTTCCAAGCAAGGGTTGCGGGAGGAGGCGGAGCCGGGAGGGTTTGGGATCTGGGatctgggatggggggggaggtgggaggagagggggatTCGCTCGGGATGGAGCTTCGGGAATGCGGGTTCTTCCCGAGCTCCCATCTCTGTTCCCGGCCGTTCCCATCTCCCCCCGGAGCTCCGAcgtgggatggggaagggggaatTTGCTCGGGATGGATCCCTGAGCTCCACGGGTGGGTTTTCCATCCCAAACTTCCCGATTTTCCATGCCAGCCGTTCCCATCGCTCCCCAGAGCTCCGAcgtgggatggggaagggggaatTTGCTCGAGATGGATCCCTGAGCTCCCGGGATCCCTGGGTGGGATCTCCCGCCCTGCAGGGTGGGTTTTCCATCCCAAACTTCCCAATTTTCCAGACCATCTGTTCCCATCTCCTCCTGGAGCTCCGatgtgggatgaggaggagggaatTTGCTCGAGATGGATCCCTGAGCTCCCGGGATCCCTGGGTGGGATCTCCCGCCCTGCAGGGTGAGGTTTCCATCCCAAACTTCCCGATTTTCCGGACCATCTGTTCCCATCTCCTCCTGGAGCTCCGACgtgggatggggagggtggATTTTCTCAGGATGGAGCTTCGGGAGTGCGGGTTCTTCCCGAGCTCCCATCTCTGTTCCCGGCCGTTCCCATCTCCCCCCGGAGCTCCGatgtgggatgaggaggagggaatTTGCTCGGGATGGATCCCTGAGCTCCACGGGTGGGTTTTCCATCCCAATCCACCCCCTTTTCCATACCAGCTATTCCCATCTCCCCCCGGAGCTCtggagtgggatgggaagggaggaatTTGCCCGGGATGGATCCCTGAGCTCCCGGGATCCCCGGGTGGGATCTCCCGCCCTGCAGGGTGGGTTTTCCATCCCAAACTTCCCGATTTTCCAGGCTGGCCGTTCCCATCTCCCCCTGGAGCTCCGAcgtgggatggggaaggggattTGCCATTCCCAGGGGATCCCAGACCATTCCCAGGGAATCCCTAGACCATTCCCACCATTCCTAAAGCATCCCTAGACCATTCCCAGGAGATCCCTAGACCATTCCTGCCATTCCCAGGGGATCCCTAGATCATTTCCACCATTCCCAAGGGATTCCTGGATCATTCCTGCCCCCAGTGGATCCCTAGACCATTCCCCGGAGATCCCTAGACCAATTCCCACCATTCCCAGAGCATCCCTAGACCATTCCCAGGAGATCCCTAGACCATTCCTACCATTCCCAGGGAATCCCTAGATCATTCCTGCCGTTCCCAGGGGCTCCCTAGACCATTCCTGCCATTCCCAGAGCATCCCTAGATCATTCCTGCCATTCCCAGGGCATCCTTAGATcattcccaccattcccaggggATCCCTAGACCATTCCCGCCATTCCCAGAGCATCCCTAGATCATTCCTGCCATTCCCAGGGGCTCCCTAGACCATTCCCAGAGCATCCCTAGACCATGCCCAGGAGATCCCTAGACCATTCCTGCCATTTCCAGGGGATCCCTTGATGATTCCTGCCATTCCCAGAACATCCCTAGTCCAttcccagagcatccctggaCCATTCCCGCCATTCACAGGGAATTCCTAGACCATTCCCGCCATTCCCAGAGCATCCCTAGACCATTCCCAGGAGATCCCTAGATCATTCCTGACATTCCCAGGGGATTCCTAGATCATTCCCCCATTCCCAGGGCATCCCTAGACCATTCCCTGGGGCTCCCTAGACcattcccaccattcccagggcATCCCTAGACCATTCCCGCCATTCCCAGGAGATCCCTAGACCATTCCTGCCATTCCCAGGGGCTCCCTAGACCATTCCCAGAGCATCCCTAGACCATTCCCAGGAGATCCCTAGACCATTCCTGCCATTTCCAGGGCATCCCTAGACCATTCCCAGGGGCTCCCTAGACCATTCCCAGAGCATCCCTAGACCATTCCCGCCATTCCCAGGGCATCCCTAGACCATTCCCGCCATTCCCAGGGCATCCCTAGACcattcccaccattcccagAGCATCCCTAGACCATTCCCGCCATTCCCAGGGCATCCCTAGACcattcccaccattcccagAGCATCCCTAGACCATTCCCGCCATTCCCAGGGCATCCCTAGACCATTCCCGCCATCCCCAGCGCATCCCCAGACCATTCCCAGAGCATCCCTAGCCCATTCCCGGCATTCCCAGGGAATTCCTAGATCATTCCCGCCAGGTAGGGCGGCAGGAAGAGCCCGGCGGTTCCCAGCAGGCAGACGATGATGAAGATCCAGAGGAAGATGCGGTCGATCACCATGGCAACGTACTTCCAGTCCTCCTTCACCTGCCAAGGGAGGGGGCTCAGCCCGGGAATGGGATCCATCCCGACATTCCCGAGGATCCCtggggggctgggaggtgacCCAAGGCTTCCTCTGGAATTCCTGAGGGGGAGGAGTTATCCCGGGGATAACTCTTGGAATATCAGGGCTTGGGGCTGTGGGTGTGGGAAGAGGATCCATCCCACCATTCCCTAGGATTCCTTGGGATTGGGAGACCACCCGGGGCTTCCTCTGGAATTCCTGAGGGGGAGGAGTTATCCCATGGATAACTCTTGGAATATCAGGGCTTGGGGCTGTGGGTGTGGGAAGAGGATCCATCCCACCATTCCCAAGGATTCTTTGGGATTGGGAGACCACCTGGGACTTCCTCTGGAATTCCTGAGACTGAGGAGTTATCCTGGGTCTTGGGAAACCCCTGGAATatcagggctgggggctgtgagTATGAGGAGGATCCATCCCACCATTCCCAAGGATTCCTTGGAACTGGGAGACCACCCGGGGCTTCCTCTGGAATTCCTGAGGGGGAGGAGTTATCCCGGGGATAACTCTTGGAATATCAGGGCTTGGGGCTGTGGGTGTGGGAAGAGGATCCATCCCACCATTCCCTAGGATTCCTTGGGATTGGGAGACCACCCGGGGCTTCCTCTGGAATTCCTGAGGGGGAGGAGTTATCCCCTGTTTTAGGAAACCTCTGGAATTTCCCAGGAAACCCTGGGCTGGGGAATGGAGCTGTCTAGGGGTGGAAAATCCAGGGAACGAGGTGTGGatcccagcactgatccctcAGGGAGATTCCAGGGAACCAACCATGGATCCCTCAGGGACATTCCAAGGAACCAACCACGGATCCCTCAGGGAGATTCCAGGGAACCAACCAGTGATCCCACCACTGATCCCTCAGCGAGATTCCAGGCAACCAGCCATGGAGATCCCACCACTGATCCCTCAGGGAGGGATTCCATGGATCCCACCGCTGATCCCTCAAGGAGATTTCAGGGAATCAGCCGTGGATCCCTCAGGGAGATTCCAGAGAACCAACCACTGATCCCACCACTGATCCCTCAGGGATGTTCCAGGGAACCAGCCATGAATCCCTCAGGGAGATTCCATGGATCCCACCACTGATCCTTCATGGAGATTCCAGGGATTCCACCACTGATCCCTCATGGAGATTCCAGGGatcccagcactgatccctcATGGAGATTCCAGGGATCCCACCACTAATCCTTCATGGAGATTCCAGGGATCCCACCACTGATCCCTCAGGGAGATTCCAGGGATCCCACCACTGATCCCTCAGGGAGATTTCAGAGATCCCACCACTGATCCCTCAGGGAGATTCCAGGGAACCAACTGTGGATCCCCCAGGGAGATTCCAGGGAACCAGCCATAGATCCCTCAGGGAGATTCCAGGGATCCCACCACTGATCCCTCAGGGAGATTCCGTGGAACCAGCCGTGGAGATCCCACCACTGATCCCTCAGGGAGATTCCCTGGATTCCACCACCGATCCCTCACGGATTCAGGCAGCAGCACCCGGGCTGAggtctcccccccccccccccgccattCCCGGCATTCCCGGCGTTCCCACTCACGGATCCGTCGGCGTCCTCGGCGCGCAGGTGGTCGGCGATGTACTGCACCCCCTCCAGCGCCCGCAGCAGCCGCGGCGACAGCGccagcgcccgccccgccccttcatcctcctcctcctcctcctcctcctcctcctcctcctcctcctcttccttcttctcctcctcgTTCCCCTTGGGGGCCACGCGGGGGACGGAACCCCCCGACCCCTTCCCTGCCCGGGGGCGGGATTCCTTGGGAGAAACGCGGCCGGgatgctccttctcctcctcttcctcctcctcctcctcctcctcctcctcgtcccACTTGTCATCCACGTCGGTCTCCAGCCAGCAGCGGGACGCGCTGAGCCGCGCCCCGGGCGGGTCGTGGGCCCCCCCGCCGCCCTCGCCGGGCAGCGCCGGGAGCGCCGGCGGCCTCCCCATGAGGATCCAGCGGGGCAGGAAGTCCAGGAAGACGGCGCGGACCCAGCGGGGCACGGCGTGCGTGCGCGGCGAGCGGTGGTGCACGTTGAGCACGAAGACGGTGATGACGATGGAGAGCGTGACGAAGATCATGGTGAAGAGCAGGTACTCGCCGATGAGCGGGATGACGAGCGAGGTGGAGGGGATGATCTCGGTGATGAGCAGCAGGAAGACGGTGAGGGAGAGCAGGACGGAGATGCACAGCGTGATCTTCTCGCCGCAGTCCGAGGGCAGGTAGAAGACGAGCACGGTGAGGCAGGAGATGAGCAGGCAGGGCACGATGAGGTTGATGGTGTAGAAGAGCGGCAGGCGGCGGATGACGAAGTAGAAGGTGATGTCGGGGTAGATCTCGGAGCAGCAGTCGTACTTCTTGGAGTTGTAGGTGCCCACGGCGTCGATGATGGCCCACTCGCCGCTCTCCCAGTAGTCCTTGAGGTCCACCTGGCGGTCCATGTTCTCCAGGTCGATCTTGGCCTTGTCGTAGGTCCAGGAGCCGAACTTCATcttgcagctctgctggtcGAAGGGGAAGAAGGTGACGTCGATGCTGCAGGAGCTCTTGTAGATGGCGGGGGGCACCCACTGCACCCGCCCGTCCCAGAACAGGTGGGCCTTGGTCATGTGCGTCACCGCGAACTCGCCGTCGGCGCTGCGGGGGGAAACGGGGGTCAGTTCCaatgggaggggatgggatgggatgggatgggatgggattgatgggatgggatggatgggatgggatgggatgggatgggatgggatgatggggttgggatggatgggatgggatgggatgggatgggatgggatgggatgggatgggatgggatgggatgggatgggatgggatggatgggatgggatgggatgggatggatgggatgggatgggatgggatgggatgatgggatgggatgggatgatgGGATGGTGTCATAGAACAGGTGGGCCTTGGTCATGTGTGTCACCGCGAACTCGCCGTCGGCGCTGCGGGAACATGGGGCGGTCAATTCcaatgggatgggatgggatgggatgggatgggatgggatgggatgggatgggatggatgggatgggatgggatgggatgggatgggatgggatgggatgggatgggatgggatggatgggatgggatgggatggatgggatggatgggatgggatgggatgggatgggatgggatgggatgggatgggatgggatgggatgggatgggatgggatgggatggaatgggatgatggggttgggatggatgggatgggatggatgggatgggatgggatgggatgatgGGGTGGTGTCATAGAACAGGTGGGCCTTGGTCATGTGTGTCACCGCGAACTCGCCGTCGGCGCTGCGGGAACATGGGGCGGTCAATTCcaatgggatgggatgggatgggatgggatgggatgggatgggatgggatggatgggatgggatgggatgggatgggatgggatgggatgggatgggatgggatgggatgggatggatgggatgggatgggatgggatgggatgggatgggatgggatgggatgggatgggatgggatgggatggatgggatgggatgggatggatgggatggatgggatgggatgggatggatgggatggatgggatgggatggatgggatgggatgggatgagatgggatgggatgggctcAGGGAAGGGACATTCCGAGGTGTCCCGGGGGTCCCTCACTTGTTGTAGAGGACGAGGTCTGGGATCCAGATCATCTCGGAGGGCACCCGGATGGAGGTGACGTTGTCGTACTCAGCCGGGTCCCAGCGCAGTTTGTAGTCGCTCCATTCCTGCCGGGAATATCCCTGGGATGAGCTCAGACGGAGCCAGGGCCAGACCTGCCTCCCCGCTCCCATCCCGCAGCATTCCCGCAGCATTCCCACAGGGAACAGATCCAGGGAGACCCTCCCacccatcccatcctatcccatcccatcccatctttatcccatcccatctttatcccatcccatcccatccgTCCCtttccatcccatccatcccatcccatcccatcccatctttatcccatcccatctttatcccatcccatcccatcccatcccatcccatcccatcccatccatcccatcccatcccatcccatcccatccatcccatcccatcccatcccatcccatcccgttCATCCCCTGTGTCTCCCAAATCCTGCTGACTCCGGGAATTCCACCCATCCCTGGGaatcacagccaggaattccgAGAATTCCACCCAcccctgggggggcacagccgGGAATTCCAGAAATTCCACCCACCCCTGGGGGGgccacagccaggaattcctggaATTGCCCCCTTTTTCCCGGGATTTGGGCTCCTCACCTGCTTCAGCCACACGTTCGTGGTCATCATCTGGTTCTTCTCGTCCTGCCggggggggaaaaacagggatgAGCCTGGAGACACATCCCGGGATTTCCGTCCCCTCGCGTCCCTACATCCCGGctttcccttcctgccctccgGGATCTGGTTCCCGGTGCCGGGAGCGCGTTTTTCCTGGGAATTCCGGTCACTAGGTGGCGGCCGGGAATCGCTTTGGGCAGGGAAaagctgggatggagggagggaatgcggatgggagagggggaaaaggggatggAAGGATATGGATGGATAGGGAATAATGGGATAAATGGAGAGGGAATGGAAGGATAAGGGAATAAGGGATAGATGGATACAGGGATAGGAGGATAAGGGAATGGATGGATAAGGAATAGGGGGATGGATGGATACAGGGATGGAAGGATAAGGGAATGGATGGATGGGGAATAAGGGGATGGATGGATACAGGGATGGAAGGATAAGGGAATGGATGGATAAGGAATagggggatggatggagagggGGATAAatggcttggagcaacctgggatagcgggaggtgtccctgaacatggaatgggatgggatttaagggcccttcccacccaaaccattccaggagAAAGGACATTCAGAATCCAGTGTCATTTTTCTGGAatgtggggatggaaaaggcgggaaaggggaagggagaccctgccctgagccccgaGATTCCCAGGGAAGCCCCTTGTTCCCGgaactccttcccagggaggagttgggctggggatggatccaatggcagctctggctccaggctgggagagctgggaatggccaggctggagaagggaaggatcccgggagagcttggagaacattccagagcctgaaggggctccgggagagcgggagagggatttgggatcagggCCTGGAATGCCAGGCCCCAGGGAAtggatcccagtgggaaaggggagatctgggggggagattgggaagggattcctggctgggagggtggggaggggctgggctggaattcccagaggagctgtggctgcccctggatccctgggagtgtccaaggccgggttggatcccctgggatagcgggaggtgtccctgaacatggaatgggatgggatttaagggcccttcccacccaaactgttctgggaTAAAGGACACTCAGAATCCAGTGTCATTTTTCTGGAATGTGGGGCTGGAAAAGgcgggaaaggggaagggagaccctgccctgagccccgaGATTCCCAGGGAACCCCCT contains these protein-coding regions:
- the CHRNA2 gene encoding neuronal acetylcholine receptor subunit alpha-2 → MMTTNVWLKQEWSDYKLRWDPAEYDNVTSIRVPSEMIWIPDLVLYNNADGEFAVTHMTKAHLFWDGRVQWVPPAIYKSSCSIDVTFFPFDQQSCKMKFGSWTYDKAKIDLENMDRQVDLKDYWESGEWAIIDAVGTYNSKKYDCCSEIYPDITFYFVIRRLPLFYTINLIVPCLLISCLTVLVFYLPSDCGEKITLCISVLLSLTVFLLLITEIIPSTSLVIPLIGEYLLFTMIFVTLSIVITVFVLNVHHRSPRTHAVPRWVRAVFLDFLPRWILMGRPPALPALPGEGGGGAHDPPGARLSASRCWLETDVDDKWDEEEEEEEEEEEEEKEHPGRVSPKESRPRAGKGSGGSVPRVAPKGNEEEKKEEEEEEEEEEEEEEEDEGAGRALALSPRLLRALEGVQYIADHLRAEDADGSVKEDWKYVAMVIDRIFLWIFIIVCLLGTAGLFLPPYLAGMI